The following coding sequences lie in one Cannabis sativa cultivar Pink pepper isolate KNU-18-1 chromosome 5, ASM2916894v1, whole genome shotgun sequence genomic window:
- the LOC115717416 gene encoding GATA transcription factor 4 codes for MDHELPTHHQQDCFGIDDLLDFSNNDDEQFFSSSSNFDVPQHHHCLPPLLPQTSASAHFFNPPDFTSDLCVPSDDVAELEWLSRFADDSFNDLPTGEIPGALTYPNDASFAGRARSKRSRVPITGANTSWGSISNQPTPQELESSSSISAKTKSKREEASGSNVNPSSTVSGGARRCTHCASEKTPQWRTGPMGPKTLCNACGVRYKSGRLVPEYRPAASPTFVLTQHSNSHRKVMELRRQKEMTHQPPLPQQQAEQDQHYQQQRGQFYSHHHGFQVC; via the exons ATGGATCATGAACTACCAACCCACCACCAGCAAGATTGTTTCGGCATTGACGACCTTCTCGACTTTTCAAACAACGACGACGAACAGTTCTTCTCTTCCTCCTCCAACTTCGACGTTCCTCAACACCACCATTGTCTTCCACCCCTCCTTCCTCAGACATCTGCGTCAGCTCATTTCTTTAACCCACCTGATTTCACCAGCGACCTCTGCGTCCCT AGTGATGACGTAGCCGAACTGGAATGGTTATCGAGATTTGCGGACGATTCGTTTAACGATTTACCCACTGGAGAGATCCCCGGAGCCCTAACGTACCCAAACGACGCGTCATTTGCCGGCAGAGCTAGAAGCAAGCGATCGAGAGTTCCGATCACCGGCGCCAACACTAGCTGGGGATCTATATCGAATCAACCAACACCGCAGGAGCTTGAATCATCCTCATCGATCTCTGCTAAAACAAAATCGAAAAGAGAAGAAGCGTCGGGGTCGAACGTTAACCCTTCTTCCACGGTATCGGGAGGGGCGCGTAGGTGCACGCACTGTGCATCGGAGAAGACACCACAGTGGAGGACCGGTCCAATGGGACCCAAAACGCTTTGCAACGCTTGCGGGGTCAGGTACAAGTCGGGCCGCCTCGTACCCGAATACAGACCCGCAGCGAGCCCGACATTTGTCCTGACACAGCACTCAAACTCCCACCGGAAAGTAATGGAGCTCCGTCGCCAGAAAGAGATGACACATCAACCACCGCTCCCGCAACAACAGGCCGAGCAGGATCAGCACTACCAGCAACAGCGAGGCCAATTTTACTCTCATCACCACGGGTTTCAAGTATGCTAA